The nucleotide sequence GAAGAGTTGTACCGGCACCACAGGAAGTGGCAGGAAGACCTAAATCCCTTCCGATAACAAAGATACTAAAAATATTGGGATTACTTAAAGAAGAATAATTTTTTTCTTTTTTTATATCATAATTCTTAATTCAGATATATCATGCCCCAACAACATACAACTTGCCCTTGTAGATAACGCTCTTTACAAATGAAATCTTCTCTGAATCGATATTAAACTTCCAAGATAAGTTAGTTTTAAATAATAAAAATCATAAAAAAGCATGTTCAAAATGCCATCTAATGATTTTTATAGGAGATCCTCTGAAGAAATAATTTTGGAACTGTCGACTTCCCAAGAAAAAGGATTAACATCTATAGAAGCCAAAAAACGTTTGGCCCTCTATGGAAACAATGAATTGGAATCAAAGATTAAAATCCCTTTATGGCTATTACTTTTATCCCAATTCAGGGAATTATTCGTAATAATATTAGTTATAGGCGCCCTAATCTCTATTTTGATTGGAAGTTATAGAAATGGGATAATCATCTTCGTTATAGTTATTGTAAATGCAATAATAGGATTTGTCCAGGAATATCGGGCAAATAAAATTATAGAAAAATTGAAGAGCTTTGTTAAATCCCGTGCAAAAGTTATCCGAGATGGAGTTTTGGTGGAAGTTTCTCAAGTGGAACTTGTGCCAGGAGATATTATCAAATTAGAAGAAGGGGACAAAGTCCCAGCAGACATAAGAATTATCCAATGCTCTGATTTTAGGACAAATGAATTTGCGCTGACAGGCGAATCTCTTCCTCAAACAAAGAATGAAGATCTTATTGTAGAGGAAGTAGGAATTGCAGATAGAAAAAATATGGCCTATGCAGGTACTACTGTAGCTTCAGGGAACTCAATAGGCGTTATCATTGCAACAGGGATGAAAACTGAAACGGGAAAAATAGCATATTTAACTGAAGAAACTAGTGATGTTCAAACTCCGTTACAGAAAGAACTTCGAATACTAGCACGAGAATTAACTATTATTGCCATTATCATATCTATTGGTCTTTTCACTTTAGGGATATTACAGGAATTCTCCATATATATGAGCTTGGTATATGCGTTAGGTGTTGCAATGTCAGTTGTGCCGCAGGCCTTGCCTGCTCAAGTAACTGTAGCACTGTCAAATGGCAGCAACTACCTTGCAAACAGAAAAGCAGTAGTAAAATCTCTGCCTGCAGTAGAAACACTTGGTTCAACGACAGTTATCTGTACCGATAAAACAGGTACTCTTACAAAAAATGAAATGACTGTAAGATCGATCTGGTTCAATGGCGAAGAATATAAAATGTCTGGCCTGGGTTATCGGCCAGAAGGGGAGATTTTAGACAATGAAGGTAAATCCCCTGCTAAAGAAGAGATAGAAGGGATAAAAAAAATCCTAAGAGCGGGATCTGTAGCATCTAATGCAGAGATACATCCACCTGACAAAGAACACAATGAATGGTATCCCATTGGCGATCCAACTGAAGCGGCACTTATTACTGCAGCGACTAAAACGGGTATTGATTGTAAAGAGTATAATAAAGAATTCCCTGAAATACAAGAGTTTTCTTTTACTTCAGAAAGAAAGAGGATGGGATCAATAAGAAAAGAAGAATCAGGCCATGTACTGTACGTTAAAGGGTCGGTTGGCAGTATCCTCTCTATAAGTAAATACATCCACCTCAATGGTAAGGACATACCTTTGACGGAGGAGCACATTTCCAACATAAAAAAAGTAAATGAATTTTATGCTGAGAATTCAATGAGGGTGCTAGCCTTAGGTCACAAGTCATTAGAGTATAAAGGAGAATGTCTAGCCGAAGAAGCTGAAAAAGACGTTACTTTTCTGGGGCTTGTAGCAATGATGGATCCGCCAAAGGAAGGTGTGAGACAAGCTATATCCGATGCAAAAAAAGCCCATATAAAAATCTTTATTTTAACAGGGGACCACGCACTTACTGCTGAGGCTATAGGAAAAGAGATAGGCATTTCTGAAGACGACGAAATTCCCATCATAACTGGAAAAGAATTGAAAGAATTAAACGATGAAAAATTAATTGAATTTATTAAAGGTAAGTGGTCAATTATTTTTTCAAGGGTAGATCCAGAAGATAAAGTAAGAGTTGTCAAAATATTGGAAGGCCAGGGAGAAATTGTTGCCGTTACCGGGGATGGAGTAAATGATGCGCCAGCGCTAAAGAGGGCCCATATCGGGGTTGCGATGGGTCTTAAAGGTACTGAAGTCACTAAAGAGGCATCAGATGTTGTATTGCTAGATGATAACTTTGCCACATTAGTAGATGCAGTGAAAGGAGGCCGAACTATTTACAATAACTTGAAAAAAACATTTTTTGCAACTATGACTACAAACGGTGGCCAATTGGCATTAGTTTTACTAGGTCTTTTAGCAGCGGCTCTTTGGGATTATCCGATACCAATACTTGCGGTGCAAATACTTGCAATAGATCTTCTTGGTGAGATAATGCCTCTGGCCTTCCTTACTTTTGACCCTCCTGATCCAGATATTATGACTAAACCCCCTCGAAATCCTAATGAGCATATATTCCATAAAAGGTCCGGCATGGAAGTTATATTCTTGGGGATCTTGATAGGGGCCCTTGCTTTTATGAACTTCTTTTTATTTATGGGTAGAGAGGGAATAATACTAACAATGGAAAGTCTTGATAGTATTTTTTACTTCAAGGCGACGACAATAAGTTACTGCACAATTGTTTATTGCCAGTTTGTTAACATATTAGAAAGAAGATATTGGCACACATCCATTTTTAGTTGGAATTTCTTTTCCAATAAGTTATTGTTAGGTTCTATAGTTGCTTCAATGTGCTTAGTATTCACGGCTATATATGTCCCTTTAATTAGTAATCTATTATCATTTGGAGGCATAACTATAGTAGATTGGGGTTACATTATCTCTTCAGCGGCGATATACCTAATTGTGTTTGAAGTGTTAAAGTTTATTAAAAGATTAGAATTTAAGAAAAAATTGGCTCCTGTAGTTAATTAATTCAGATAATATCCTGCCCCAACGACATACAACTTGCCCTTGTGGATAACGCTCTTTACAAATGAAATCTTCTCTGAATCGATATTTTCTCCAGGCCTCTTCCATAGGTAAGGCTCTGACCAGCCTTCGCCTTTAGGACTATCTGCTATCTTCATTATCATCTCTGTTATGTTTGTATCCCTTGCGTCTGTCATGTCTGTGATTTCTATATCCTCCCCCATATTATCTGGAGGGAATACAAGCCTTGTAATCCTTTTGCCTTTCACTATCCAGACAAAAACATAAATATCGCCATATAGGAATCTTCCCTCTGTTCTAAACATAGGGAAGGCATCCTCGCCTTGGTTTTCAACAAAGAATGCGGCCTCTCTAACTAAGGATTCAATATCTTTAGCAATATCTTTTGGCATATTATCACTAATTATAGAATGGTATTCTAAGTTAAATATCTTTTTAGTTAGTTTTTTAAGGGTTAGGATCGTGCATAAAGAACCTCTGAGCTTTCTATGGCTTGATCTCTAAAATATCTACTAATATCGTTTGGGGTTCTCAAATCAACTTTGCGCCCTTCAAGAAGAGAAGATATTTCTTCTTCCATTTTTAATATTTTAAAAATACCTGGGGTCAGTCCTTCTTCAAATTCCACCAATAGATCGATGTCACTCTCAGAATTAAATCTATCAGTAAGGGCAGATCCAAAAAGAGACATTTTCTTGATATGATTCTCTTTACAAAATTTAGTGAGTTTTTTAGTAGGTATTAAATCATTAATTCTGGAGTTCATAAAAAATATTATGAAACTCTAATATAAATCTTTTATTGATATTTATCCTGATGAGTGATATCTATTCTCTAATCAACATCGCAGTATGCCAAAAATGGGCATTGTGATGTATAACATCTGCTCTTTGCAACTCTCCTGAAGTTTGAAAGAAAACACCACAATGGCCTCTTTGTTTTTGGTATGTAATCCTTATTTTCTTCTATTATCTCTTCTTCAATTGTGGTCAAGTCATCCTTCATCCTGTAAAAAACATGCACTTTCTCAGATCTAAAGCTATACATACAATAGCCTTCCATCTTTTCTCCTTCAACTTCAATGTAGTCCAATTCCTCCATAACATCTCCTAGCAAGAATTATATGATTATATCGGTATTTATAGATTTGTCTAACTATTATTGATAAAAGAGTTTTTTATTTCTAATAGTATGGTATTTAAGATATTTGAAGATTTAAAATTGGCATTTATGGCATATTGCAATATACTAATGCGCATATAAAGAATTTTTTAAGATTTAGATTTTACATAAGAGAGAAAAATCATTTAGTTAGTTTTTTAAATTATAATACTTATATCTTATTTATGAAAACAAAAGGGCAGATCCTAAAAGTGTTAAAAGAAGAACTCCCATATTTAAAACAAAGATACGGAGCTTCTAATATCGGACTCTTTGGATCTTATTCTAGAGATGAGCAGACTGAACACAGTGATATTGACTTACTTGTCGATTTTGAGAAGCCCATTGATTATTTTAATCTTTTTGAGATGGAAGATTACTTAAAAGAAAAGTTCGGTATCGACGTTGAGATAGTAACAAGGCCTGCATTAAAAGAAAGAATAAAAAATAGAATCCTAAAGGAAGTATCTTATGTCTCTTAGAGACGAAAAACTTTACATTGATGATATTCTAGAAGCAATCTATAAAATTGAAGAGTATATACAAGATATTGATTTTGAAGATTTTAGTTCTGATAGGAAATCAGTTGACGCAGTAATCCGAAATCTAGAGATAATTGGGGAAGCGACTAAAAATATTTCGGAAGATTTCAAAAGAAGACATACCGAGGTAAATTGGAAAGACCCTACAAGGATGAGGGATAGACTCATTCATGCTTATTTTGGAGTGGATTTAGGAATTGTTTGGGAAACAATAAAGTTTAGAATCCCAGAATTAAAAGGGCAGATTGAAAAAATAAATGAAAATATTTAAGATAAAAATTAATTTAGGTAGTAGCCTCCACCTAGAATGTATGTTGTATCCCCATAGACAACTTTCTTTATGTATGTAACTTTCTTCTCAATCTTTTTGTCTGCTGGGTTTGTCCTGAGGTATTCTCCAGACCAGCCTTCGCCTTTTTCGCTGTTTGCTATAGTCACAAACATGTTCGTAATGGAAACATTGTTGTCGTCCTTATAGTCTGAGACATCAGTGCCTTCTTGAGACAAATCTGGTGGGAAAACTATTCTAGTGATCTTGTCCCCTTCAACCTTCCAGACAAATATATAGAAGTCATCTGTGTAAAACTTTCCTTTTTCTCTTATCTGTGGAAAAGCTTCTTCACCCTTCTCTTGGACTAGAATGGCAGCTTCTCTTACTAAATTTGAAACTTTCTCTGGCCTTTCATCTGCTCCCTGCCCGATACAGCCAGAAAGTAGAAATGTCAGAACTAATAAAATAGCTATATATTTCTTCAATTTATCACGTCCAATTAATGTTTTTAATTGGATTTTAAAAAATTAACGATTAAATAAATAAGAAAAGAAGAAAAAGATTAAAAAATTAAAGATTCTTTTTCTTTATTTTGATTTATGTCACCTATGCGGATATTATTCATAAGAATGATAATTAATTTATCGTTGAGAATAGATTTATAAATTTAGTAATCAAAATAAATATGGTGAAAGATTGGAAGTTGAAATCATTGAAATGAAATCAAAGGGGCAAATATCTATTCCTTCTGAGTTTAGAGACGATATTAAAGAAGGAGATAAGCTTATTATTATAAAAAATGATGACCAATTAATTCTTAAAAAGGCAGATTTTATTAAAGGGCTTGAAGAAGATCTCATATTTGCTAAAAGAACTGAAGGAGCCTTCAAAAAATATCAAAAGGGTAAATTTGTAGAGATGGATTTTGACGAATTTATGGAAGAAGCTAGCAAATGGTAAAAGTAAAATTTCACCCTTCTTTTAAGAAAATATTTTCTAAAATAAAAGACAAATCCCTCAAAGAAAGAATTCTAAAACAAATTATTAAAATAAAAGATAATCCAGAATTCGGGAAACCTATGAAATATGCAAGGAAGGGTACAAGAGAGATATACGTTGCCCCATATAGATTATCATATATCTATGATGAAAATGAAGCTACAATAATTCTTTTGGATCTATATCACAAAGACGATCAGTAAAAATGTAAATTATAAGAAAGAAGAAAAAGATTAAAAATAAAATATTAAAGATTCTTTTTCTTTATTTTGATCGATGATGGTGGTAGTCCACCTTTGTCATAACATTATAAAAGATATCGATTTTTTATTATTTATTATAGGCCTTTTTTCTTGGGCGAATATAAAGAATAGTTATTTCTTTATTATGGAAATCAACATAAAAAATATTCTATAATTACTAATTCTAGCACGATAAGTATTTGCCCGTCCCTTCAACTTAGATATATCGTACATGTTTGGGTAATAGGTAATTTCTAGGGTATCTATAAACTCTACAATCTTTATTTTTACATTATTCTGAATTTTTTCTAACTGACTTTCTGCCCTTGGTAAAACTTTGACTTTAAACATTAGTACCCTAGACCTTTTTTTACATCGGCCCAATTTTTTGCTTTTCCAGAAACCATTTCTTTGTAGGACTTGTCAAGTTCCTCAATCTCATCTTCATCTGGCTCTTCTTCTTTCACTAGAGCATATTTGATTTCATCTAGTTCTTCTTTTATTAGAACTATCTCATTGTATATTTTTTCCAGTAATTCTGACCCTTCAGTAGTTACCATATACTTCCTCTCAAATTATAGAACACCTTATACTATTTAATTATAACTATCAAATAATAGAAAAGAAGAGAAAAAGATTAAAAATAAAATATTAAAGATTCTTTTTCTTTATCTTGATTTATTGCATCTATAAAGACTAAAGCTTCCAGTTTCTTAAATCTAGAATTCTCTGGTAATCTGGCTTATTTGGGGTTGTTTTTTCTTGTAAAATTCCAATATTGTAGTAAAGGTGGCTCAACAGATTTAATAGGCTACCAGAAAGTTTGTATGGTGAGTTAAACTCAAAATCAGTGTCGACTGTTACAAGACCTTCATACTTTGTAGGGTGCAAAAACCACCCATGGTAGGCCTCTTCCCTGGTGAGGCTTAGCGCCATCTTCCCAAATATCTCCCTCATCTTTAAAGCCGCCATTGAAGCTATCGGGTGTTTATTTAATGATGCTATGAATATTATGGCACTATAGTTTAGCTCATTTAATAGAAGTTTGTCTTCAAAGGGCGGATTTAATTTAACTCTATCAAGGAGGTATATCATGCCCGCGTATGTCGTGACGTTGTAAAAAGGCGGCTCCTTTTCTGCAGGTAAAGTTATGCATTTCGAAGAGTATTCTTTAGATGGGGCGTTGGGGTTGCAGGTTAAAAGAACTGCATCAGTAAAGTGTTTTGTAACCTCAATAGAGTCCTTGCCACCAGAGGCAGAGATAACACAGACCTTTTGGTCTTTTGGTAGCCTCTTTATCTCTTCAGCCCTAAATACAGTTCCATTGAAACGCATGGCGTAAAGCCTTGCTATATGAAATGCATTTCCATTACCTATAAATGCCCTGCCGGTAAGATCAGGGAGTTCTATCCCCTCATTATCTATCTTTTCGATTATTTCAGGTATTTTTGCAACATATCTGTTTAGGGTCATCTATTCCTCACCAATAATTCTTTTTACATCTTTCAAAATATAATCAAGAGTTTCTTCATCAGAGGCTTCTGCAGTGATCCGTAAAAGGGGTTCAGTGTTTGATGGCCTGACATTTACCCACCAATTATTATCTGAAATAGTAATTCCGTCTATTTCTTCTACATTTTTACCTTTAAATAATTTTTTGAGTTCTTTTATCTTCTCTGAGCCTATTCTGCTATCTATCCCAACTGCTATTTCGTTATATGACTTACCTAAGGCCCTTCCAAGGCTATATGCAAACTCTTCATATATCTGATCTGGATAAATACCTCTAATATCGTAAGCTTTGAACGGCATCTTTACCAACTAACTTCTCTAGTT is from Methanofastidiosum sp. and encodes:
- a CDS encoding cation-transporting P-type ATPase; translation: MPSNDFYRRSSEEIILELSTSQEKGLTSIEAKKRLALYGNNELESKIKIPLWLLLLSQFRELFVIILVIGALISILIGSYRNGIIIFVIVIVNAIIGFVQEYRANKIIEKLKSFVKSRAKVIRDGVLVEVSQVELVPGDIIKLEEGDKVPADIRIIQCSDFRTNEFALTGESLPQTKNEDLIVEEVGIADRKNMAYAGTTVASGNSIGVIIATGMKTETGKIAYLTEETSDVQTPLQKELRILARELTIIAIIISIGLFTLGILQEFSIYMSLVYALGVAMSVVPQALPAQVTVALSNGSNYLANRKAVVKSLPAVETLGSTTVICTDKTGTLTKNEMTVRSIWFNGEEYKMSGLGYRPEGEILDNEGKSPAKEEIEGIKKILRAGSVASNAEIHPPDKEHNEWYPIGDPTEAALITAATKTGIDCKEYNKEFPEIQEFSFTSERKRMGSIRKEESGHVLYVKGSVGSILSISKYIHLNGKDIPLTEEHISNIKKVNEFYAENSMRVLALGHKSLEYKGECLAEEAEKDVTFLGLVAMMDPPKEGVRQAISDAKKAHIKIFILTGDHALTAEAIGKEIGISEDDEIPIITGKELKELNDEKLIEFIKGKWSIIFSRVDPEDKVRVVKILEGQGEIVAVTGDGVNDAPALKRAHIGVAMGLKGTEVTKEASDVVLLDDNFATLVDAVKGGRTIYNNLKKTFFATMTTNGGQLALVLLGLLAAALWDYPIPILAVQILAIDLLGEIMPLAFLTFDPPDPDIMTKPPRNPNEHIFHKRSGMEVIFLGILIGALAFMNFFLFMGREGIILTMESLDSIFYFKATTISYCTIVYCQFVNILERRYWHTSIFSWNFFSNKLLLGSIVASMCLVFTAIYVPLISNLLSFGGITIVDWGYIISSAAIYLIVFEVLKFIKRLEFKKKLAPVVN
- a CDS encoding nucleotidyltransferase, whose protein sequence is MNSRINDLIPTKKLTKFCKENHIKKMSLFGSALTDRFNSESDIDLLVEFEEGLTPGIFKILKMEEEISSLLEGRKVDLRTPNDISRYFRDQAIESSEVLYARS
- a CDS encoding nucleotidyltransferase family protein, which translates into the protein MKTKGQILKVLKEELPYLKQRYGASNIGLFGSYSRDEQTEHSDIDLLVDFEKPIDYFNLFEMEDYLKEKFGIDVEIVTRPALKERIKNRILKEVSYVS
- a CDS encoding DUF86 domain-containing protein, with product MSLRDEKLYIDDILEAIYKIEEYIQDIDFEDFSSDRKSVDAVIRNLEIIGEATKNISEDFKRRHTEVNWKDPTRMRDRLIHAYFGVDLGIVWETIKFRIPELKGQIEKINENI
- a CDS encoding AbrB/MazE/SpoVT family DNA-binding domain-containing protein, giving the protein MEVEIIEMKSKGQISIPSEFRDDIKEGDKLIIIKNDDQLILKKADFIKGLEEDLIFAKRTEGAFKKYQKGKFVEMDFDEFMEEASKW
- a CDS encoding type II toxin-antitoxin system RelE/ParE family toxin, encoding MVKVKFHPSFKKIFSKIKDKSLKERILKQIIKIKDNPEFGKPMKYARKGTREIYVAPYRLSYIYDENEATIILLDLYHKDDQ